A region of Bacteroidales bacterium DNA encodes the following proteins:
- a CDS encoding DUF2784 domain-containing protein, producing the protein MIYHFLDWFFLIFHAIVTLFNLFGWVWKKTRKANLILLMLTGLSWFVLGIFYGIGYCPLTDWHWQVLHKLGKYDLPYSYIKYLIWRLTSFNPDATIIEYATAICFIVALIISVALNIRDYRMLKTLSKK; encoded by the coding sequence ATGATATATCATTTCCTTGATTGGTTTTTCCTGATATTTCATGCAATTGTTACACTGTTTAATTTATTTGGCTGGGTTTGGAAAAAAACCCGTAAAGCAAATTTGATCCTGCTTATGCTTACCGGGCTTTCGTGGTTTGTACTTGGAATATTTTATGGAATAGGTTATTGTCCGCTTACCGACTGGCATTGGCAGGTGCTTCATAAACTTGGGAAATACGATTTACCTTATTCTTATATCAAATATTTGATCTGGCGTCTTACTTCTTTTAACCCTGATGCAACTATAATTGAATATGCTACAGCAATATGTTTTATTGTTGCACTAATTATTTCAGTTGCACTGAATATAAGGGATTACAGGATGTTGAAAACTTTGTCCAAAAAATAA
- a CDS encoding bifunctional methionine sulfoxide reductase B/A protein — MSQNNKKYNKLTPEETRVIINKGTEKPFTGEYYKFNGKGTYLCKQCYTCLFRSENKFDTGCGWPSFDEEIKGAVNKTLDADGERTEITCANCGAHLGHVFYGEGFNSKNTRHCVNSISMIFLPDRNNSVHDTAIFSSGCFWGTQYYFDKLDGVISTTVGYTGGNKNNPTYKEVCSGTTGHLEAIEVIFDTTKVSYEKVCKYFFETHDFTQTNGQGPDIGEQYLSAIFYHTKEQKEIAEKLIGMLKEKGYKPATMLRPAKIFWKAEDYHQEYYDKKGSTPYCHVYSKIF; from the coding sequence ATGTCGCAGAATAATAAAAAATATAACAAACTGACACCCGAAGAAACAAGGGTCATTATTAATAAAGGAACAGAAAAGCCATTTACCGGGGAATATTATAAATTCAATGGTAAAGGGACTTATTTGTGTAAGCAATGTTATACCTGTTTATTCCGATCGGAAAATAAGTTTGATACAGGTTGCGGATGGCCTAGTTTTGATGAGGAAATTAAAGGAGCAGTAAATAAAACATTAGATGCCGATGGTGAACGAACTGAGATAACCTGCGCCAATTGTGGAGCTCATCTTGGTCATGTTTTTTATGGTGAAGGTTTTAACAGTAAAAATACAAGACATTGTGTAAATTCTATTTCAATGATTTTTCTTCCGGATAGAAATAATTCAGTTCATGACACTGCCATATTTTCATCTGGCTGTTTTTGGGGAACTCAATATTATTTTGATAAACTGGATGGAGTGATTTCAACAACTGTTGGATATACCGGAGGGAATAAAAATAACCCTACATATAAAGAAGTGTGTTCTGGTACTACAGGTCATCTTGAAGCTATTGAAGTAATTTTTGATACAACAAAAGTAAGTTATGAGAAAGTATGCAAATATTTTTTTGAAACACATGATTTCACACAAACCAATGGACAAGGACCGGATATAGGGGAACAATATCTGTCAGCAATATTTTACCATACCAAAGAACAAAAAGAAATTGCAGAAAAACTGATTGGAATGTTAAAAGAAAAAGGCTACAAACCAGCTACAATGCTACGACCAGCAAAGATTTTCTGGAAAGCAGAAGATTATCATCAGGAGTATTATGATAAAAAGGGGTCTACACCTTATTGTCATGTTTACTCAAAAATATTTTAA
- a CDS encoding nitronate monooxygenase: MNSFKIGYIEVKLPIVQGGMGVAVSLSGLASAVANEGGIGVISAAGIGMDEPDYIKNFYEANKRALRKEIKKARELSTGIIGLNVMMALSDHEDLITTAIEENIDVIFIGAGLPLKIPQVIENAGLKGHHTKLIPKVSSAKAARLIFQYWANKYNIVPDAVALEGPLAGGHLGFCKKELSNITKPLSVLVEETVKEIRYFEDKFGKEIPVIAGGGINSGKDIYDIMQSGAKGVKIGTKFVTTFECDASPAFKESYLTSKEQDIVIIDSPVGLPGRVVKNDFVQQIMNGETKPFKCPWRCINTCNIKDAPFCIAQVLFNSAKGNMAEGFAFAGAKAYLATKIRHVSEVIEELISEYNFEFLNKQLYPAIVNPK, from the coding sequence ATGAATTCGTTCAAGATTGGATACATTGAAGTAAAATTACCGATTGTTCAGGGTGGGATGGGTGTAGCCGTTTCATTATCAGGTTTGGCATCAGCTGTTGCAAATGAAGGTGGTATAGGAGTTATATCTGCAGCCGGTATCGGGATGGATGAACCAGATTATATAAAAAATTTCTACGAAGCGAATAAAAGAGCGTTAAGAAAAGAAATAAAAAAAGCACGAGAGCTTTCTACTGGTATTATAGGGTTGAATGTTATGATGGCGTTAAGCGATCATGAAGATTTGATTACCACCGCTATAGAAGAAAATATTGATGTGATTTTTATTGGTGCAGGTCTGCCATTGAAAATTCCACAGGTTATTGAGAATGCAGGGCTAAAAGGTCATCATACTAAGCTGATTCCCAAAGTTTCATCAGCAAAAGCAGCAAGGCTTATTTTTCAATACTGGGCTAATAAATACAATATTGTTCCTGATGCAGTTGCATTGGAAGGTCCTCTTGCAGGCGGACATCTTGGATTTTGCAAAAAAGAATTATCAAATATTACGAAACCATTAAGTGTATTGGTAGAAGAAACCGTTAAGGAAATTCGTTATTTCGAAGATAAGTTCGGGAAAGAAATTCCTGTAATTGCCGGAGGTGGAATTAATTCAGGCAAAGATATTTATGATATTATGCAGTCGGGTGCCAAAGGTGTAAAAATAGGAACTAAGTTTGTTACTACTTTTGAATGCGATGCATCGCCTGCTTTTAAAGAAAGTTACTTAACAAGTAAAGAACAAGATATTGTTATCATTGACAGTCCTGTAGGTTTACCCGGACGTGTTGTAAAAAATGATTTTGTTCAACAAATAATGAATGGTGAAACAAAGCCATTCAAATGTCCTTGGAGATGTATTAATACATGCAATATAAAAGATGCACCTTTTTGTATTGCACAGGTCTTGTTTAACTCAGCTAAAGGCAATATGGCAGAAGGGTTTGCTTTTGCCGGCGCCAAAGCATACCTTGCAACCAAGATTCGCCACGTATCTGAAGTAATTGAAGAATTGATTTCTGAATATAATTTTGAATTTCTCAACAAGCAACTTTATCCTGCTATTGTTAATCCTAAATAA
- a CDS encoding LytTR family DNA-binding domain-containing protein: protein MFKFLNKSYPYNDDLKYNSIIIFFISIGVFLFLFLFQPFNISSLETRDKYYLMLGLCLITFLALTINLLFFPSIFPRMFSNTKWDIKREILWNVWILFTISSGYYLFCKKIGILVFGYNLVIALLLVAVFPISALIIINHSRILRLHLNFATELNKKLQESKHIEEKIVHFDSDYQKDSLSIKVSLILFIRSANNYIEVFWKENGTVKSQLVRCSLTKAEEILKEDKFIFKCHRSYLANIKLIEKVEGNLQGYKLFFENVDFSIPVSKNFANKLNELL, encoded by the coding sequence ATGTTCAAATTTCTAAATAAGTCCTATCCGTACAATGATGATCTAAAGTATAATTCAATCATTATATTTTTTATTAGTATTGGTGTTTTTCTTTTTTTATTTCTTTTTCAGCCTTTTAACATCAGCTCATTAGAAACCAGGGATAAATATTACCTGATGCTTGGATTATGTTTGATTACATTTTTAGCATTAACAATAAACTTATTATTTTTTCCAAGCATTTTCCCTCGGATGTTTTCAAATACCAAATGGGATATAAAAAGAGAAATATTATGGAATGTTTGGATATTGTTTACCATTTCATCAGGATATTATTTGTTTTGCAAGAAAATAGGTATTCTTGTATTTGGATATAATTTAGTTATTGCATTACTTCTGGTAGCTGTTTTTCCAATATCTGCATTAATTATTATCAACCATAGCAGAATATTGCGACTGCATTTAAATTTTGCTACAGAATTAAACAAAAAATTACAGGAAAGTAAACATATTGAAGAGAAAATCGTACATTTTGATTCAGATTATCAAAAGGATAGTCTTTCAATAAAAGTAAGTTTAATATTGTTTATTCGTTCAGCAAATAATTATATTGAAGTGTTCTGGAAAGAGAACGGAACTGTTAAAAGCCAGTTGGTAAGATGTAGTTTAACAAAAGCGGAAGAAATATTAAAAGAAGATAAATTCATTTTTAAATGCCATCGTTCATATTTAGCAAATATAAAACTTATTGAAAAAGTTGAAGGGAATCTTCAGGGGTATAAATTATTTTTTGAAAATGTCGATTTCTCTATTCCTGTTTCCAAAAATTTTGCAAATAAGCTAAATGAATTGCTTTAA